Proteins encoded together in one Argiope bruennichi chromosome 1, qqArgBrue1.1, whole genome shotgun sequence window:
- the LOC129979425 gene encoding DNA-directed RNA polymerase III subunit RPC10-like: MLMFCPTDGNILVAEEGLDGFRFVCSTCPYVYKIKRRMSSRIYPKLKEVDDVLGGAAAWENVDTTEEPCPKCAHGKAYFLQIQTRSADEPMTTFYKCVECAHRWKE; encoded by the coding sequence ATGTTGATGTTTTGTCCGACCGATGGAAATATTTTAGTTGCAGAAGAGGGCTTAGACGGCTTCCGCTTTGTGTGCAGCACTTGTCCATACGTTTATAAGATTAAAAGAAGGATGAGTAGTCGAATCTATCCTAAACTGAAAGAAGTGGATGATGTTTTGGGCGGGGCTGCTGCTTGGGAAAATGTGGACACAACCGAGGAACCTTGCCCCAAATGTGCCCATGGGAAAGCATACTTCTTGCAGATACAGACCAGATCTGCAGATGAACCTATGACTACTTTCTACAAATGTGTCGAATGTGCCCATCGTTGGAAAGAATAA